TAGCAAATGACGGGCCAGCGACAGACGAGGGGAGTCCCGGATGCTCGGTCTCAAGACGAGGAAGCAGCTGGCGGCACAGTTCGAGCCGATGGCGGACTACGGGTTCTTCGGGCCCGACTCGGTCACCTGGAAGGTGTGGGCCCACCCCACGTCGTACGTCCTCGGCTTCGCCCGGGCGGTCACGATCGAGCACTTCGACCCGAACCTCGCCGCCGCGGTCGTCCAGTCCGGGGGCGTGAAGTACCGGCCCAACACGCGCTACGGCCGCACGCTGCGCTACTTCGGGATGGTGATGTTCGCCGGCGCCGAGCAGACCGCCCGTGCTGCCGACGTCCTGGTCAAGGTGCACTCCAAGGCGGTCGGGCACGACCCCGTCACCGGGGGCGAGTACGACGCCAACGACGGCGACTCCCAGCTCTGGATCCACGTGACCGCCTGGCACTCGATCCTGTACTGCTACGAGAGGTTCGGCCCCGGCCGGCTCAGCGAGGCCGAGGAGGACCGCTTCTGGGCCGAGTGCCGCGAAGCGGCCAAGCTGCAGACGATCGACCCCGAGAAGGTCCCGGCGAACCGCGCGGAGGTGCGCGCCTTCTTCGCCGAGTGGCGCCCGCGGCTGGCGGCCTCCGAGGCGGCCCAGGACATGATCCACTTCATCCTGCCGCTCGCCGTCGCCCTGCCGCCGACCCTGCCGGGCTGGCGTCGCGCGCTGCTCAGGCCGTCGATCTGGGTGATGAGCAAGGGCGTCGTCTCGACGTACCCCCAGCACCTGCGGGAGATGGCGAACCTGCGCCAGGGGCCGATCACCGACGCCCTCGTGCTGTGGCCGAACCGGCTGCTGCACCAGCTCTTCGCGCGCTCGATGAACGCCCGGCTGGCCCTGTTCGGCCTGCTGGCGCCCGCGGCCGTCGAGATCGCCGCTCCGGCGATCCTGGGCATCCCGCCGCTGAGCGACCGGGTCTGGGGAGTGCGCGAGGCGCAGGAGCACTTCGGCTTCGCGGTCCCGGGCGAGGCCCACCCCGACGTGCGCGCCAAGCAGCGCGACCGCGTCTTCCGCCAGGGCGAGAAGCCGTCCGACGAGGGACTCGAGGAGTCGCAGCGGCACATCGGCTCGATGGATCCGTACCACCCGGGGGTGCCCGCCTGATCGGCGCGGCCGTGGCTCACATTCGTGCAGCCACGGACCCTGCTCCTTTCTGAGCCGCAAGATCTCTTGTCGACGGTGGGGTGTCGGCGTTTCGATGTGCGCGCACCACCCCTTCCATCGAAAGGTTCTTGCATGTTGTCTTCTCGGGTCCACAAGATCTCCGCCGGAGTCGCGTGCCTCGTCGCTGCCTTCACGGCTGCGGCGGTGTCGACCTCCGCCGGTGCCACCAGCACCGCGGACGTGCCGACGTTCCGTGAGTTCGAGTCCGCGACGTACGTCGATGTCGACGGTGCCTACGTCGTCAACGGCGACGAGGCCATCAGCACCAGGGCCGAGCTCCGCAGGTTCTACGACCGCATGGTCGGCGCCAGGACCAAGGACAACGGCCTGGTCGTCAACACGGTGAGCGGCCGCGACGACAAGTGGAGTGCCGCCCAGGCCGTCAACCTGACCTACTGCGTCAGCACCCGGTTCGGCAGCCGCCACGCGGACATCGTGGCCGCGATGAGCGCCGGCGCCGGGCTCTGGGAGGCGGCCACGTCGCGGATCGACTTCGTCTACGTCCCCGCGCAGGACGCGAGCTGCAACGTCCGCAACGGCAACGTGCTGTTCTCGGTCGAGCCGGTCAGCACCTCGCAGTACATCGCGCGGGCGTTCTTCCCCAGCACCGCCAAGCGGCAGCGCAACGTCCTCGTCGACGACTCGATCTGGAGCTCCGGCACCTGGGAGCCCGGTGACATCCTCGGGCACGAGCTCGGTCACGCCCTCGGCTTCCGCCACGAGCACACCCGCCCGGAGGCGGGGACCTGCTTCGAGGACAACAACTGGCGGCCGCTGACGCCGTACGACGCGTCGTCGATCATGCACTACCCGCAGTGCAACGGAAGCTCGGCCGACCTGGAGTTCCAGGCGTCCGACGCGGCGGGAGCCCGGGCCCTCTACGGCTCCTGACCGGCACGGCGGCGTGGACGGGGCTCTCGCTCGGGGGACGCCCCGCCCACGTCGCCGACCATGCCGCCGACCATGCCGCCGACCATGCCGCCGTCGCGGCGATGTGAGCGGCCGGGCCGCGCGGCCATAGAATCGCCCCCCGTGGCACTCACCATCGGCATCGTCGGTCTCCCCAACGCAGGCAAGTCGACGCTCTTCAACGCGCTGACCAAGAACGACGTCCTCGCGGCGAACTACCCGTTCGCCACCATCGAGCCCAATGTGGGCGTGGTAGGCGTGCCTGACCCGCGGCTCGGCAAGCTCGCCGAGATCTTCGGGTCCGAGCGGCAGCTGCCCGCGACTGTCGAGTTCGTCGACATCGCCGGCATCGTTCGCGGGGCCTCGCAGGGCGAGGGCCTGGGCAACAAGTTCCTCGCCCACATCCGCGAGTCGGCGGCCATCTGCCAGGTGACCCGGGTCTTCCGCGACGAGGACGTCACCCACGTCGACGGCGAGGTCAACCCCGGCAACGACATCTCCACCATCCAGACCGAGCTGATCCTCGCGGACCTCGAGACGGTGGAGAAGGCCGTCGTCCGGCTGGAGAAGGAGGCGCGCAAGGTCAAGGAGCTCGCCGCCAACCTGGAGGCTGCTCGCGAGGCGAAGGAAGCGCTCGAGGCGGGTACGCCGATCATCGCCACCTCCATCGACCGCGCCCTGCTGCGTGAGCTCTCGCTGCTGACCGCCAAGCCGTTCATCTACGTCTTCAACTGCGACGCCGACGAGCTCTCCGACGAGCCCCTCAAGGCGTCGATGCGCGAGCTCGTCGCCCCCGCCGAGGCGATCTTCCTCGACGCGAAGTTCGAGTCCGAGCTGATCGAGCTCGACGACGAGGAGGCCGCCGAGTTCCTCGCCGAGGCCGGTGTCACCGAGCCCGGTCTGGAGGTGCTGGCCCGGGTCGGCTTCGACACCCTCGGCCTGCAGACCTACCTCACCGCGGGCCCCAAGGAGTCGCGCGCCTGGACCATCGCCAAGGGCGCCACCGCCCCCGAGGCCGCCGGCGTCATCCACACCGACTTCCAGAAGGGCTTCATCAAGGCCGAAGTGGTGTCCTTCGACGACCTCGTCGCCGCCGGGTCGATGACCAAGGCCAAGGAGGCCGGCAAGGTCCGGATGGAGGGCAAGGACTACGTCATGGCTGACGGTGACGTGGTCGAGTTCCGACACGGAGCAACAACTTCTAGTAAGAAGTAGCCGGTGACCCCCTGGCTCCGTGGCTCAGACCGAGCAACGGAGCGCAGGAGGCTCACCACCCATGAACATCGCACTCAACGAGGTCGCTGCGCAAGCGGTGACCCGCCGTGAGACAGGGCCGACGCCCGTCTGCAGCTGGTGCCCGACCCACGACAGCACCGCGGGAGCGCCGCGAGTGCTGGTCGTCTGGAAGCACGACGTGTGCCGCGGTCAGTGCTGGTGCGGCGGCGCCGGCCACTACACGTGGTCGTGTCAGGACCACATCGAGCGTGAGGTCTCCGACCTGACGGCGCTCGGTCTGGTGCCGGTTCTCACCATGACGACGATCGGTGCTGACCGGTGACCCGCCGGGAGAGTCAGCGCACGCCGCTGCCGCCCGTGTGGGTTCGCGCGATCGACGGCTGGCGGGAGCACCTGCACCGCAAGGAGCTCGCGGAGAGCACCGTTGCCGGCTACCTCCTGCATGTCGAGTGGCTCGCCGTCGCGGTCGGACTCGGAGTAGGTGTCGGCACGCCGTGGTCCGTCACGTCCCTCCACATCGGTGAGTGGGTCGGTGCGCAGTCTTGGTCTGAGGTGACGCGGCGCAAGGTGCTGGTCTCCCTCCGTGCCTTCTACGCCTGGGCTGTCGGCGCCGGTCACCTCGAATGGGCGCCGACGGCAGGCGTGCCCCGGTCTCAGCCACGGCGCCCGGGACCCACGCCGAAGAGGGCCGCGGTTGGCTGGTGGCCGTCGATCGAGCAGCA
This region of Nocardioides sp. L-11A genomic DNA includes:
- a CDS encoding oxygenase MpaB family protein, with protein sequence MLGLKTRKQLAAQFEPMADYGFFGPDSVTWKVWAHPTSYVLGFARAVTIEHFDPNLAAAVVQSGGVKYRPNTRYGRTLRYFGMVMFAGAEQTARAADVLVKVHSKAVGHDPVTGGEYDANDGDSQLWIHVTAWHSILYCYERFGPGRLSEAEEDRFWAECREAAKLQTIDPEKVPANRAEVRAFFAEWRPRLAASEAAQDMIHFILPLAVALPPTLPGWRRALLRPSIWVMSKGVVSTYPQHLREMANLRQGPITDALVLWPNRLLHQLFARSMNARLALFGLLAPAAVEIAAPAILGIPPLSDRVWGVREAQEHFGFAVPGEAHPDVRAKQRDRVFRQGEKPSDEGLEESQRHIGSMDPYHPGVPA
- the ychF gene encoding redox-regulated ATPase YchF, translated to MALTIGIVGLPNAGKSTLFNALTKNDVLAANYPFATIEPNVGVVGVPDPRLGKLAEIFGSERQLPATVEFVDIAGIVRGASQGEGLGNKFLAHIRESAAICQVTRVFRDEDVTHVDGEVNPGNDISTIQTELILADLETVEKAVVRLEKEARKVKELAANLEAAREAKEALEAGTPIIATSIDRALLRELSLLTAKPFIYVFNCDADELSDEPLKASMRELVAPAEAIFLDAKFESELIELDDEEAAEFLAEAGVTEPGLEVLARVGFDTLGLQTYLTAGPKESRAWTIAKGATAPEAAGVIHTDFQKGFIKAEVVSFDDLVAAGSMTKAKEAGKVRMEGKDYVMADGDVVEFRHGATTSSKK
- a CDS encoding M57 family metalloprotease; the encoded protein is MLSSRVHKISAGVACLVAAFTAAAVSTSAGATSTADVPTFREFESATYVDVDGAYVVNGDEAISTRAELRRFYDRMVGARTKDNGLVVNTVSGRDDKWSAAQAVNLTYCVSTRFGSRHADIVAAMSAGAGLWEAATSRIDFVYVPAQDASCNVRNGNVLFSVEPVSTSQYIARAFFPSTAKRQRNVLVDDSIWSSGTWEPGDILGHELGHALGFRHEHTRPEAGTCFEDNNWRPLTPYDASSIMHYPQCNGSSADLEFQASDAAGARALYGS